One genomic region from Thermomicrobiales bacterium encodes:
- a CDS encoding ATP-binding protein — protein sequence MTESSSSTTGNDNDMLRAMLMQAPTPFCVLSGPDHVFTLANPAYEQVSGTSDLQGKSFIEAFPDLEVQGFRELLDRVYETGEPFVGHEIAARFRRDVTGTSLTSYFNFVCQPIRDQAGAVSDLFVQVDDVTDQVLAQRALEAVLEQMPVGIVIAEAPGGRIVAANSQVQQILRHPAFPSDDIESYKQWTGVRPDGTPLRGDEWPLARALMHGEVVRGEEVRYLRGDGTMCWISLNAAPVHDADDEIISGVVAFTDVTERRELLDAEQSARREAEHSAERLRRLLAITSALDDSVTREQVGETTLRMALSTVGAIAGTIITRTEKGELVQIAALGDNNGLPTPSQPGPIIETFRTGQPVWQRLRGENGEERRGGALVTVPLVQRGKVTGVMSLKLTGASSPAGDDLDVLVGITGQAAQALERARLFDAESATRRSAEEAVRARDEFLSIASHELKTPVAALKASAQLLLRRLERGDLDQERLERACRIINDTANRLGQLTSELLDVSRLRTGFLLLQMEQLNLVDHVTEAVERFGQLSERHAISLEISNDPMFVVADAVRIDQVLSNLLDNAIKYSPDGGRIEVSVNWVDDGYLVTIHDDGIGLPQEALESIFEPFGRAPNATRGSFPGMGLGLHITRNIVLHHNGWVRAESPGEGQGSTFFVWFPANDTGWTR from the coding sequence ATGACCGAGTCCAGTTCTTCGACGACAGGAAATGACAACGACATGCTCCGCGCGATGCTGATGCAAGCGCCGACACCGTTCTGCGTGCTCAGCGGGCCGGACCACGTCTTCACGCTTGCCAACCCGGCCTACGAACAGGTGTCCGGGACTTCTGACCTGCAGGGTAAGTCCTTCATCGAAGCGTTTCCCGATCTTGAGGTGCAGGGGTTTCGGGAACTGCTTGATCGAGTCTATGAGACGGGCGAACCATTCGTTGGTCACGAGATAGCCGCTCGCTTTCGGCGCGACGTTACCGGAACGTCGCTCACGAGCTACTTCAATTTCGTCTGCCAGCCAATCCGCGATCAAGCTGGCGCGGTTAGCGATCTCTTTGTCCAGGTGGATGACGTCACCGATCAGGTACTTGCCCAGCGTGCGCTCGAAGCGGTTCTCGAACAGATGCCAGTTGGCATCGTCATCGCTGAAGCACCGGGCGGTCGAATCGTGGCGGCCAATTCGCAGGTGCAGCAAATCCTCAGGCACCCTGCATTCCCCTCAGACGACATCGAGAGCTACAAGCAGTGGACCGGCGTACGACCGGACGGCACCCCATTGCGCGGCGACGAGTGGCCGCTGGCTCGCGCACTGATGCACGGCGAGGTCGTGCGCGGCGAGGAGGTGCGGTACCTTCGTGGCGACGGCACCATGTGCTGGATCAGCCTGAACGCTGCGCCAGTTCACGACGCAGACGACGAGATCATCTCCGGCGTCGTCGCGTTCACCGATGTCACTGAGCGGCGCGAGCTGCTGGACGCCGAGCAATCCGCCCGTCGTGAAGCCGAGCACAGCGCCGAGCGACTCCGGCGTCTGCTGGCCATCACCTCAGCGCTTGACGACAGCGTCACTCGCGAGCAGGTTGGCGAGACGACGTTGCGCATGGCGCTTTCGACCGTCGGCGCTATCGCAGGCACAATCATCACCCGCACCGAGAAGGGTGAACTGGTTCAGATCGCTGCACTCGGCGACAACAACGGTCTCCCCACGCCATCACAGCCGGGGCCGATTATCGAGACGTTCCGCACCGGCCAGCCCGTATGGCAACGCCTGCGTGGCGAAAACGGCGAAGAGCGACGGGGTGGTGCGCTTGTTACAGTGCCGCTGGTTCAGCGTGGCAAAGTCACCGGCGTCATGTCGCTCAAGCTGACTGGTGCATCGTCACCCGCTGGCGACGACCTTGATGTTCTGGTCGGCATCACCGGCCAGGCAGCGCAAGCGCTGGAGCGCGCGCGGCTGTTCGATGCTGAGTCAGCAACGCGACGTTCGGCAGAGGAGGCGGTTCGCGCACGTGACGAATTCCTGTCGATCGCCTCGCACGAGCTCAAGACGCCGGTGGCCGCACTCAAGGCATCTGCCCAGCTCCTGTTACGACGACTCGAACGCGGTGATCTGGATCAGGAGCGGCTGGAACGCGCTTGCCGAATCATCAACGACACCGCCAATCGCCTGGGCCAACTGACATCCGAGTTGCTGGATGTATCACGACTCCGCACAGGGTTCCTCTTGCTCCAGATGGAGCAGCTGAATCTCGTTGACCACGTAACCGAAGCAGTCGAGCGGTTTGGACAGCTTTCGGAACGCCATGCGATCAGCCTCGAAATCAGCAACGATCCAATGTTTGTTGTTGCTGACGCTGTTCGCATCGACCAGGTGCTGAGCAACCTGCTCGATAACGCCATCAAGTACTCGCCAGACGGTGGACGTATCGAGGTCAGCGTCAATTGGGTCGATGACGGGTATCTGGTTACTATCCACGATGACGGCATCGGTCTGCCACAAGAGGCGCTGGAGTCGATCTTCGAACCATTCGGGCGTGCGCCAAACGCGACTCGCGGCTCATTCCCTGGCATGGGTCTGGGCCTGCACATCACCCGCAACATCGTTCTGCACCACAATGGGTGGGTGCGCGCCGAGAGCCCCGGCGAGGGCCAGGGCTCTACGTTCTTCGTCTGGTTTCCGGCAAACGATACAGGTTGGACTCGGTAG
- a CDS encoding aminotransferase class III-fold pyridoxal phosphate-dependent enzyme, protein MTAPPTDPTTQVPGYDYDDAQVRAAIRDNLWLHFTQMKEYADPDYRPLVLSRGQGTTVWDTEGKSYLDFLAGIYSVNAGYGRSRIVEAMMAQAEAMPFVNPFGQASVPAAVLADRLSDLAPVGGDARVFFTSGGSESVETALKLAKQYQTLRGFPHRWKTVSRRVAYHGTTLGALSVNGLTDARASFGPLVPGARHAPMSHRYRCPYCRNESACNLMCYDEIERLVEFEGPDQIAAIITEPVQNAGGCIPPGSMDYFKKIRALCDQTGILMIMDEVICGFGRLGELFASTYYGVEPDIITTAKGITSSYAPLGAVLVRKSVADAFAGAVEEGTPAPVAAARTWGFQHGLTFGGHPVSCAAAIANLDIMLEEDLPGRARDMGAYLRVELEAALGEHPNVGDIRGAGLFLGVEMVTDRETRASPEKADVLEWMSDQMLERGIILRNDGRNDPTTQLCPPLVVTHEECDRVVQVLAECFDGLGKKLGTVGTQHAV, encoded by the coding sequence ATGACTGCACCGCCAACCGATCCGACGACCCAGGTACCAGGCTACGACTACGACGATGCGCAGGTGCGGGCTGCCATTCGTGACAACCTCTGGTTGCACTTCACGCAGATGAAGGAGTATGCCGACCCCGATTATCGCCCGCTCGTCCTGTCTCGCGGACAGGGCACGACAGTCTGGGACACTGAAGGTAAGTCTTACCTTGACTTCCTGGCCGGGATCTATTCCGTCAATGCCGGCTACGGACGATCGCGCATCGTTGAGGCGATGATGGCGCAGGCCGAGGCGATGCCATTTGTGAACCCGTTTGGCCAGGCGAGCGTGCCTGCTGCGGTCCTCGCGGATCGTCTGAGCGATCTTGCACCGGTTGGTGGCGACGCGCGCGTCTTCTTCACCTCAGGAGGCTCCGAGTCTGTTGAGACAGCATTGAAGCTGGCGAAGCAGTATCAAACGCTGCGCGGCTTCCCACATCGCTGGAAGACAGTGTCACGGCGCGTCGCCTACCACGGCACGACGCTCGGAGCGTTATCGGTGAACGGGCTGACCGACGCGCGTGCGTCGTTCGGCCCGCTCGTGCCTGGTGCGCGCCACGCGCCGATGTCGCATCGTTATCGTTGCCCATATTGCCGCAATGAGTCGGCCTGCAACCTGATGTGTTACGACGAGATTGAGCGGTTGGTCGAGTTTGAGGGGCCGGACCAGATTGCAGCGATCATCACCGAGCCAGTACAAAACGCCGGTGGCTGCATCCCACCCGGCTCGATGGACTACTTCAAGAAGATACGCGCCCTCTGCGATCAGACCGGGATCCTCATGATCATGGACGAGGTCATCTGCGGTTTCGGTCGGCTCGGCGAACTCTTCGCCTCCACCTACTATGGCGTCGAGCCCGACATCATCACGACTGCTAAAGGCATCACGTCGTCGTACGCACCGCTCGGTGCCGTGCTTGTTCGCAAGTCGGTCGCTGACGCCTTCGCTGGCGCGGTCGAGGAAGGAACGCCAGCGCCGGTTGCTGCGGCGCGAACGTGGGGTTTTCAGCATGGCCTGACATTTGGTGGCCACCCGGTGTCCTGCGCAGCAGCAATTGCAAACCTCGACATCATGCTGGAAGAGGATCTGCCCGGTCGGGCACGCGACATGGGGGCCTATCTTCGCGTTGAGCTGGAAGCGGCGTTGGGCGAACATCCGAACGTCGGCGACATCCGCGGCGCTGGCCTGTTCCTCGGTGTCGAGATGGTCACCGATCGCGAAACACGCGCATCGCCGGAGAAAGCTGACGTGCTGGAGTGGATGTCGGACCAGATGCTTGAGCGCGGCATCATCCTGCGCAACGATGGGCGCAACGATCCAACGACGCAACTGTGCCCGCCGCTCGTCGTCACGCACGAAGAGTGTGACCGAGTCGTGCAGGTACTGGCTGAGTGCTTCGATGGGCTGGGCAAGAAGCTCGGGACCGTTGGGACACAGCACGCGGTGTGA
- a CDS encoding WD40 repeat domain-containing protein has protein sequence MAHQADASQIAPPSPDDAVERLRTALRLAFDGPTADGFAARVASDDDLAGIGRVLSAVRTRLTIDRLLGRLPGRRSTLLPTPLGAASAVRPEDAVHLIAKVGLDLDVLAISQMLKASPEQVAASLFAGRRALDRPIGNACDRFREAIGEYSDPSADPDDRVALITHARVCDNCRQAIDRSQHVDAWLQTEMDRLGVTAETAPLTPRKPSLMRREIVMPVLLVATVALLAVGALVAFDWLTTRPSTRVSALTVQPDELSGWLVLAGPNGQVDAQSMATGRRQMLVPAPDGESQWPLLSPAADRVAIVRQETSSPSELIFSVNVFDLQGNLIGAPTWSSEAPLRWPVGWIGNDALMMLEAPIMANGETNDSYKERRRAEMSLVAVDVHDGAVRELMRGDVGYAYASPDGTLVAVVSIDGAGSRIGNLNLYPVSEDGFGELIQSIDAMVGGLVWSPASDAVYAAVVLGSGDEPAFDDASILAINRTGETSTVVEGRSANAGITMIAVSPDGQSLVTAEGKQGGSAVSYFRVDLQTGLETELPGDEHDGWPSAGVWSPDGSQLVLPIRRLFSLASDQPSMTLPGGDVGAALVSFDSDGQRDIAGGWLDTSSRLLAWLPEDRITAAEIERLPNDPTITAPEPIRLANRGLQTSADSSVSPDGRFVLLYDGDANIPVIWDLERGSWRQVSGDATDFSWTPDSRMIFGTVPFTVNANRLVGFSASNTDIVTAIDFQHFDPVGLVENGDEHYARPLLSPSGGAMSFFLQDNNRHEVGLWVARWGSQPQLVASWSIPADAIPSIPLQAAWISDDTLLYSRPDDWADGMPQQATLLRVVLGNGGTKVEPLVQLDGRGSDRGVVMRELTVSPDATQLAYRARHYRSNEPDRDLRDTVAIVELNDLTSPIELTGSGLGAGISWSDDSRWVAIGNNSHIIVAASNGRSVRDVTADLAGAAHPVWVGNEVWFSVADQRSPLWRVVVR, from the coding sequence ATGGCTCATCAGGCTGACGCATCTCAGATCGCCCCACCGTCGCCCGACGACGCTGTAGAGCGCTTACGTACTGCGCTGCGTCTGGCGTTCGACGGACCGACGGCGGATGGCTTCGCTGCGCGCGTGGCCAGCGACGACGATCTGGCCGGCATCGGGCGTGTCCTCTCAGCGGTGCGCACGCGCCTGACCATCGACCGGCTGCTGGGTCGCCTTCCCGGTCGTCGCAGTACGCTACTGCCGACGCCGCTCGGGGCTGCGAGCGCGGTGCGGCCGGAGGACGCCGTCCACCTGATCGCGAAAGTCGGGTTGGATCTCGATGTCCTGGCGATCAGCCAGATGCTCAAGGCGTCGCCGGAGCAGGTCGCCGCGAGTCTCTTCGCTGGCCGACGTGCGCTGGACCGTCCGATCGGGAACGCGTGCGATCGCTTCAGAGAGGCGATCGGCGAGTACTCCGACCCGTCTGCCGATCCCGACGACCGCGTTGCCCTGATCACCCATGCGCGTGTGTGCGACAACTGCCGACAGGCGATTGACCGATCGCAACATGTCGATGCCTGGTTGCAGACGGAGATGGACCGCCTCGGTGTCACTGCCGAGACAGCGCCGCTGACACCGCGTAAGCCGTCACTCATGCGGCGCGAGATCGTCATGCCGGTCCTGCTCGTTGCCACGGTCGCGCTTCTGGCGGTCGGCGCTCTGGTGGCGTTCGACTGGTTGACAACTCGACCGAGCACCCGTGTTTCAGCGCTCACTGTTCAGCCAGATGAACTGAGCGGCTGGCTGGTTCTGGCAGGGCCGAACGGCCAGGTCGATGCGCAGAGCATGGCCACCGGCAGGCGTCAAATGCTCGTCCCCGCTCCGGACGGCGAATCGCAATGGCCGCTGCTGTCTCCGGCGGCTGACCGGGTTGCAATCGTGCGCCAGGAAACTTCGTCCCCGTCAGAGCTGATCTTCAGCGTCAACGTATTCGACCTGCAGGGGAATCTCATCGGGGCTCCAACCTGGAGCAGCGAAGCACCCCTGCGCTGGCCGGTTGGCTGGATCGGCAATGATGCGTTGATGATGCTCGAAGCACCAATCATGGCGAACGGTGAGACCAACGACTCATACAAAGAGCGCCGACGGGCCGAGATGAGCCTCGTTGCAGTCGATGTTCACGATGGTGCTGTCCGCGAGTTGATGCGCGGTGATGTTGGCTACGCCTACGCATCGCCGGACGGAACGCTCGTAGCAGTCGTGAGCATCGATGGGGCAGGTTCTCGGATTGGCAATCTGAATCTATACCCCGTATCCGAAGATGGGTTTGGCGAGTTGATTCAGTCGATCGATGCCATGGTCGGCGGGTTAGTGTGGTCGCCAGCCAGCGACGCCGTGTATGCCGCGGTTGTTCTCGGTAGCGGCGATGAACCGGCGTTCGACGATGCATCGATTCTCGCGATCAATCGAACCGGTGAGACATCGACGGTTGTCGAAGGCCGATCAGCAAATGCTGGGATCACGATGATCGCAGTTAGTCCAGACGGACAGTCGCTGGTCACGGCGGAAGGAAAGCAGGGCGGCAGTGCCGTTTCGTACTTCCGCGTCGACCTGCAGACGGGTCTTGAGACGGAGTTGCCCGGTGACGAGCACGATGGCTGGCCGTCAGCTGGCGTCTGGTCGCCGGATGGCTCGCAGCTGGTTTTGCCGATTCGCCGCCTCTTCTCACTTGCCTCGGATCAGCCGTCGATGACACTGCCGGGCGGAGACGTTGGTGCAGCCTTGGTCAGCTTCGACAGCGACGGGCAGCGCGACATTGCCGGTGGTTGGCTCGACACGTCGAGCCGCCTGCTCGCCTGGCTGCCGGAGGATCGCATCACTGCCGCGGAGATCGAGCGTCTGCCCAACGATCCGACGATCACCGCTCCCGAGCCGATCCGACTGGCGAACCGGGGGCTGCAGACGAGCGCCGACAGCAGTGTTTCTCCAGACGGTCGCTTTGTGCTGCTCTACGATGGCGATGCCAACATCCCCGTCATCTGGGATCTGGAGCGTGGCTCCTGGCGGCAGGTGAGTGGCGACGCAACCGACTTCTCGTGGACGCCGGACAGCCGGATGATCTTTGGCACGGTGCCCTTCACGGTCAACGCTAACCGCCTCGTCGGATTCAGCGCCAGCAACACCGATATCGTGACCGCGATCGACTTTCAGCATTTCGATCCGGTCGGACTGGTAGAGAACGGTGACGAGCACTACGCTCGTCCGCTGCTGTCACCGAGCGGCGGTGCGATGTCGTTCTTCCTCCAGGATAACAATCGCCATGAGGTTGGACTCTGGGTTGCGCGCTGGGGCAGCCAGCCGCAGCTGGTCGCCAGCTGGTCGATCCCGGCCGATGCAATCCCGTCGATCCCGCTGCAGGCAGCCTGGATCTCCGATGACACACTGCTGTATTCCCGACCTGACGACTGGGCCGACGGCATGCCGCAGCAGGCAACGCTGCTGCGCGTTGTGCTCGGCAATGGCGGCACAAAAGTCGAGCCGCTGGTGCAGTTGGATGGCCGGGGGAGCGATCGCGGCGTCGTCATGCGCGAGCTCACCGTCAGCCCGGATGCCACCCAGCTCGCCTATCGCGCCCGACATTACCGGTCGAACGAGCCGGACCGCGATCTGCGTGATACGGTCGCCATCGTCGAGCTTAACGATCTGACCTCGCCGATTGAGCTCACTGGTAGCGGCCTTGGTGCCGGGATCTCGTGGTCAGACGACAGCCGCTGGGTGGCGATCGGCAACAACAGCCACATCATCGTCGCGGCCAGCAATGGCCGGTCCGTGCGTGATGTCACTGCCGATCTGGCCGGCGCGGCCCATCCGGTGTGGGTAGGCAACGAGGTCTGGTTCAGCGTCGCCGATCAGCGGTCGCCGCTCTGGCGCGTTGTCGTTCGGTAG
- a CDS encoding DUF72 domain-containing protein, which produces MDTDRLRLRVGTAAWSDHPEFYPKGTKPGDRIAYYSQQFPVVEVNSSYYSIMPERNYRTWAEKTPPGFIFNVKAYATLTGHKRDEEATPDLFAAFQRSYEPLRAAGKLGAILFQFPPWFDDNTMNRDWIARCVEAMPDDLLVIEFRNRSWLTPVRRDDTLEYLRGLGLSAVAVDEPQAGQGTVPLVPVVTNANLAYMRLHGRNAETWARPGATTRERFNYLYSQQEIDDLAVVARSLVDQADNLHIIFNNNVENYGVTNARMMIDALELTDCWYPAPRQSMLGI; this is translated from the coding sequence ATGGACACCGATCGACTGCGCCTGCGCGTCGGTACAGCGGCGTGGTCCGATCACCCCGAGTTCTATCCGAAAGGGACGAAGCCGGGGGATCGGATCGCGTACTACTCCCAGCAGTTCCCGGTGGTTGAGGTGAATTCCAGCTACTACTCGATCATGCCGGAGCGCAACTACCGAACCTGGGCGGAGAAGACACCGCCCGGGTTCATCTTCAACGTCAAGGCCTACGCGACACTCACTGGACATAAGCGCGACGAGGAGGCGACACCGGACTTGTTCGCCGCGTTTCAGCGCTCGTACGAACCGCTGCGCGCTGCCGGCAAGCTCGGAGCGATCCTGTTTCAGTTCCCACCGTGGTTCGACGACAACACCATGAACCGAGACTGGATTGCGCGCTGTGTCGAGGCGATGCCCGACGATCTGCTCGTCATCGAGTTTCGCAACCGGAGCTGGCTCACACCGGTCCGACGCGACGACACGCTCGAATACTTGCGCGGCTTGGGACTATCGGCTGTCGCAGTCGATGAGCCGCAAGCAGGGCAGGGCACCGTCCCGCTGGTTCCGGTCGTGACAAACGCAAACCTGGCTTACATGCGCCTGCACGGGCGCAACGCCGAGACGTGGGCACGGCCCGGTGCGACCACACGCGAGCGATTCAATTACCTCTATTCGCAGCAGGAAATCGACGATCTGGCCGTGGTCGCACGGAGTCTCGTCGACCAGGCAGACAATCTCCATATCATCTTCAACAACAATGTTGAGAACTATGGCGTTACCAATGCGCGCATGATGATTGATGCGCTTGAATTGACCGATTGCTGGTATCCAGCTCCGCGGCAGAGCATGCTCGGTATCTAG